A region of the Campylobacter subantarcticus LMG 24377 genome:
AAAAAGATCTACCTATAATTACAAATAATCCTAATAAAGGAAATTCTGGAGATTATGATTTTACAACTAATATTTTGAGTTTAAACACAAGAGCACATTATATTGATTTCATTGATACTATCATACATGAATTTAGACATTTTTATATTTGTCGCATAAACATCAACCCCAATAATAGCTTAGAAAGGTTGCTTTTTTTAAATACAATGGAATTATATATACAATGGAATCATTATAATATTTTTAATGCCTATAGTAAAAAATGTTTGCCTTTTGATAGTGCTGAACATGGAACACATAAATGTTTTATAAATAAAACTTACTATGAAAGCAGAAAAAAGATTGTAATTACAAAAGGCAAAAAAAAGGATTTAACAGCTTCTCCTTTGTATTTTATACAACCAAGTGAAAGAGATACTAAGATTATTGCTGGAAAATTTAGAGAAAAAACAGGGATAATACAATGAATAACAACATAGGGCCATTACCAAATAAAAAAAAATATAAACATTTTTTACAAACCAGAAAAAATTCACAAGCACTTTATCTAGGTATAAATACCAATATAAAATGTTTTAACAATATATGTCCTAGTGAAAAACAAGATTGGTTTATTGAATACTTGTTGGATAACAAACTTGATGAATTTTACAATCCCAAATTTGGTATTTATTTAGGTAAAATCATTTTTAACAAAAAAGGCAATAAACTTATCCCAGAATACATACCTACAAGTATTGAAAATTTAGAAGAAGAGATTATAAAAATCAAAAATCCTCTATGGATAGCTGAAAAAAATGGTGACTATGTCGAACCCAAAATCACCTCTACAACAGAAGGACAAAGCTACCGTATAACAAGCCCAAAAAACCTAGAATATCAATGTAAAATAGAAAAAAATACAACCGTACTAAACCAAGAACAAATCTTATCTTATGTAAATGAAATTCATAGTGAAAATGTAAAAATAATTCAAGATTATATAGAACAAATTTATAAAGATAATGGTATAAAACCTTATGCATTTGATGATGAACTTTATGAAGAATTAGGTAGCCTAGAAATAATTACCCAAAGACAAGTAGAAGGTTTTAAAAACGATCGCTTAATTAAGAAAAATTCCTTATTGCTTGTTATGTTGGATTATTTAGCTAGACAAGATAGAAAAAACAAAGATTATTTGATTACTTTTGATGATGAGTATTTTTATGATTATTTTGTTTTTAGCTTAGGCGGGTTTATATTGAAACTTTCACAGGGTATGCTTCAAAATGAAATCAATTCTCTTTTTAATCCTGCAGCTTATATAGATGATACAAAAATACATTACAATAAATTAAATGATGAATTAAGCAAAAAATATGAAAAAGAACTATTTAATATGGGATTTGAAAAACGAGGTAATTATTTTGTGGATTATTTTGATTATAATTTTAATTACAATGGGTTTTTTGAGATTAATAAATACAACGGATCATATTATGATGAGCTAAATTTGGCTTCTAGTTTGGATTCACCCAATATTATTTGCTATGATAAAAGCTCCATAAAAAAATGCATACTAAGTCCCTCTACCCTAGGCAAATACTATTTTCAAATAAGTAGATACCACGAAGAAGTTTTCTTTGAACTTTTAAGACCATATTATCCTAATATGAAAAACCTTCCTAAAGGATGGAATAAAGAAATGATCGAAAAAATATAATCTTATAACTTTTTTATATTTTCAATCAAACTACTAACGTTAGAGTCTATTTTGGTATTGTGAGTTTGCAAATCAAAAATAGCAAAAATAAAAAAAATCAAAATACACCCTATAGGCATAATAACTAACGCAAATTTCATAAATCTGCGTTGAAAATATTGCCAAAAATTCTCCTTATTTGCACCGCTATAAGCTTTTTCAAAAGCTGTTTTATCTGTTAAATTTATAAGCGGAGTTAACGCTGATGCTATATTATTACAAAGATAAATAATTTTTTCTTCGACATCCTTTTCATGAGAATACTTTCCCTTATATCCCAAAATCAAACACACGTATATAAATTCTAGAAAATCTTTGTTTTTAGATGGATTAGATAACCAAGAAAGCGCTATATCGTAAAAATTATCGCCACCTAAAGTCTCATCAAACAATCTAACCGTTAAGGTATGATTTGCCCACGAGCTATTAATAAATAAATCATTTTTCATTAAGCTTTCATCTATAAATACACATAAACAATATCTTAATTTTATAATATCTTTTTCATTATATTCTTTAAAAGTACTTAACTTTGAACTCCAAACCAAAATTTCATTTACAAGCTTTTCTTTAAGATTTTCTATATAAACAGCATCTAAAGAATGAACCTTAGATAATCTATAAACAAGCAAAAGAATTTCCAAGCAATTATCAACAACCTTGTTAATCTCTAAACCCTTCAAATCACTTTCTAATAGTAAAGATTTTTCTTTAAATTGCACTTCTTTTTGCATAATACTCCTTAAAATACAGCCCACATTTTTATATCAGGATTTTTAATATTTGTTGTCAAGTATAAGCTAATAACACTCTCATTTTTAAAGTGTTGAAATATTTCATCTTTCTTGTCTATCTTATAATAAATATAGCCATTTAAATATGGTATAGAAGAAGGAATGTTAGAAATTTGCTCTATGTTAATTCCTCGTAATTGTGTTGCTACTATGTTTTTTATTCTACTTTGCGTGTAAATTTTACTTTGGGTTTTAAAATTATACAATAAATACTCATGGTTTACATCTGCATTAACAGCTAAAAATAATTCAGCCTCTTCGATAATCGTAGGGTTATCAAACAACAAATCATAAAACCCATTGCCATTGTCAATCACCTGAGCCATAGTATATTTTGGAGAAGTTATTTTTGCAAACAAAATTCTAAGCTGATTAGTAAGCGGTAAAAATGTATTGGTTAAATTATCATGATTGTATGCTATAAAATCAGTAAAAGAATTTTCAGTACAAAAAGCATTTAGATCACCTTGAAAATCAATTAGTTTTTCATATAAAACTTCAGGATGTATTTTATCCTTATTGATTATATATGAAAAAATCAAATGCCACTTTTTCAAAAGATTAAGCGACAAATAAGTACTAAAATCTAATGTATTTTTAGTTTGATCTATACCTTTAAAAACTTCAGAAAGCACCTCTTTATGCTGTTTAATAGAATGAGAAATCTCCTCTAAAAACGACCTAATATATGAAGATTTGCTTAGATCTAAACAAGTAGGTATAAAATTTTCATCCAAGTCTATTTTTTTATTTAAATCAATACTTTTTATTTTTGCTATTGGAATTTCAAACTCATCTGGAGTTTTACTACCTAAAAATCCCAACTTCAGTCTTAAACTTGCCAAGGTAATATTCATTTTTTCTTGTGAAAAGGTAACATTATTATCTTCAAATTCATCTTCTAAATCAATATGCTTTAAAGCATCATTAGTGCTATCATCATATATCCTTGAAGCCACAACACTTCTTAAGCTAATATATTTTGAATTAGGTATGTTGTTGTGTAAAGAAATATCCGCTATAGAAGACAACCCCATAGGAATTTTTACAACAATAATAGAATTTGCCAAAGAATCATAATTTATTTCTAAAGGCTCTGGAAGATCGTCTTGCTCTGGAGCATTAAAAATGCTACCATCTTTAGCAATTCCTGAAATTCTTTTGAGTGCTATTTTTCCTTGCATTAGCATTTCATTGGAAAATTCTAAATCAATTATCCCATGCAAGTTGTTAAAGATTGAAATTGTTTTAAGATTAATATTTCGTTCAAAATATCGCTCCTGTTGTTCAAAGTGAATTTTATCGATATTAAGCCCATTAAACCAAGCTACTTTTAATTTATCCGCCATTGCAACTTCCTTAGATTAAATATTCCTAATACCATTTTTTGTTATTTCAAATTTTAGTGTTTTTTTGGTTCCAAACCCATTAGCATCATCTGTTTTTGCCCAAATTTTTGTTATTTTTTTGGTTTTATTTGCAAACAAAACCAAAATACCAATATATGGCACCTCTTCATCTACAACTTTAAATGCTATCACATTGTCTCTAGGCGCAATCTGCAATCTAATTGAATCAATTTTATCTTTTCCAAGTACAGCATCTTCTCTAGTGATTAACTCTAAATCACTAGCCTTGATAAATTTATTTATATTTTTTAACTGATATACAATAACAGTCAAAGGAACATCATCATTTCTGTTGTTTAAATTAGAATTTTTTACATTATCAATTTTTACACTAACAACACTAGAACAAGCACTTAAAAACATTCCAATAAACAATATAATTAATTTTTGTCTCATTTTTATCCTTTTTTGAAAGTATCAATAATACTTAATTAAATAACTATTATAATTTTTCTTTTTTTTATTATAATAAAAAAAACTTTCAATAGCGCTTAGGAGATAAAATGATTTTTTGCGATCATTATGAAGAAAATTTAGACAACTTAGAAATCTTCCATTTACTTGAAGAGGAAATGTCAAAATATAAAACACTAAATCATGAAAAAATACAATGGGATAAAGTGTATGAATATTCATTAGATATCCTACAAAACAACTCAATGGATATGAAAATTTTTGCTTATTTTTCTTTATCATGTTTTGCATTAAACAATGAAGAATGTTTTAAAGTATTTTTAGAAATAATAATTTTTACAGAAAAATTATTCCGAGAAAAACCTGAAAACATTAGCAAATTATCCGCGACATTATTAAATCAAAAAAGAAAATATAAACAAATTATCGAAAATTTCATTGGTGATTTTAACAAAACTTCACCAAAATGTTCATATGCCACAGCTAAAAACTTAAACGAATATTTTAAAAAGTTGCACGAAACTTTAAATTGTAGTTTCGCTAATCTTAACTTCAAAGAAGAAATAACTCAAGCCAAGCAACCACCTCTTAAATCTCCAGTAACACAAATAAATATCGATATAAAAAATACAAAGATATCCAACCTTAATGATAGAGAATATAGAAGTTTACTAAACAACCTAGCAATCGAATTACTAAAAAACGACATTGAAAACACTAGTGCTTATTCATTATTTGCAGAGGCAGCCTGGGGAAGATTAAAAACTCTTCCACCGCACTCAGATTTTATTACAAAAGTAAGATATCCTGATAAAAATTTAATAAAAATGTTACTTGATAAAACTACAAATGAATTAGAACAAATAAAATGCTTTATCAACAATCTTTCGCTTAATCCTTTTTGGATAGAAGGATTTAAAATATTTTGTGAATTTTTACAACATCACGAAAAAGAACAACCATTGAAAATTTTAGTTCTATTAACTAGTAATTTTATTCTCAAATTTAATGATATAACTAAATTAAGGTTTGATAACGGTGAATTGATGTGCAAAGAAGATACCTTTAACTATTTTGTAAAACAAAATCAAGATGTCAGCAAAAAAAATATCACTACACCCAACAAAAATAAAAAACAAAAAATAGAACAAATGCTCATTGACATCAACAATGAAAATTACAATAATTCTTTATTTTGCAATATAAAT
Encoded here:
- the icmH gene encoding type IVB secretion system protein IcmH/DotU, with protein sequence MQKEVQFKEKSLLLESDLKGLEINKVVDNCLEILLLVYRLSKVHSLDAVYIENLKEKLVNEILVWSSKLSTFKEYNEKDIIKLRYCLCVFIDESLMKNDLFINSSWANHTLTVRLFDETLGGDNFYDIALSWLSNPSKNKDFLEFIYVCLILGYKGKYSHEKDVEEKIIYLCNNIASALTPLINLTDKTAFEKAYSGANKENFWQYFQRRFMKFALVIMPIGCILIFFIFAIFDLQTHNTKIDSNVSSLIENIKKL
- the tssK gene encoding type VI secretion system baseplate subunit TssK gives rise to the protein MADKLKVAWFNGLNIDKIHFEQQERYFERNINLKTISIFNNLHGIIDLEFSNEMLMQGKIALKRISGIAKDGSIFNAPEQDDLPEPLEINYDSLANSIIVVKIPMGLSSIADISLHNNIPNSKYISLRSVVASRIYDDSTNDALKHIDLEDEFEDNNVTFSQEKMNITLASLRLKLGFLGSKTPDEFEIPIAKIKSIDLNKKIDLDENFIPTCLDLSKSSYIRSFLEEISHSIKQHKEVLSEVFKGIDQTKNTLDFSTYLSLNLLKKWHLIFSYIINKDKIHPEVLYEKLIDFQGDLNAFCTENSFTDFIAYNHDNLTNTFLPLTNQLRILFAKITSPKYTMAQVIDNGNGFYDLLFDNPTIIEEAELFLAVNADVNHEYLLYNFKTQSKIYTQSRIKNIVATQLRGINIEQISNIPSSIPYLNGYIYYKIDKKDEIFQHFKNESVISLYLTTNIKNPDIKMWAVF
- the tssJ gene encoding type VI secretion system lipoprotein TssJ; translation: MRQKLIILFIGMFLSACSSVVSVKIDNVKNSNLNNRNDDVPLTVIVYQLKNINKFIKASDLELITREDAVLGKDKIDSIRLQIAPRDNVIAFKVVDEEVPYIGILVLFANKTKKITKIWAKTDDANGFGTKKTLKFEITKNGIRNI
- a CDS encoding TssA family type VI secretion system protein translates to MIFCDHYEENLDNLEIFHLLEEEMSKYKTLNHEKIQWDKVYEYSLDILQNNSMDMKIFAYFSLSCFALNNEECFKVFLEIIIFTEKLFREKPENISKLSATLLNQKRKYKQIIENFIGDFNKTSPKCSYATAKNLNEYFKKLHETLNCSFANLNFKEEITQAKQPPLKSPVTQINIDIKNTKISNLNDREYRSLLNNLAIELLKNDIENTSAYSLFAEAAWGRLKTLPPHSDFITKVRYPDKNLIKMLLDKTTNELEQIKCFINNLSLNPFWIEGFKIFCEFLQHHEKEQPLKILVLLTSNFILKFNDITKLRFDNGELMCKEDTFNYFVKQNQDVSKKNITTPNKNKKQKIEQMLIDINNENYNNSLFCNINSLIAMAEVFETNNMKNNAKIIHSQLIELMEKTLLKDYLSDEYNHAKNKINKKT